GCACACGTCTTGTAAAATTCTAGTGTTTTGTGCTTATGCTATTCTTGACagaacaaaatattattttcattattttcagcTTCCAAAGATCATGGAGTTGGTAGGTCTTGGATATACTGGATGGTTTGTGTATCGTTACCTTCTTTTCAAGGTACCCTTTCAAGAATGTTCGCCACTAACATTGGTTCCAACAGCCCTACAGTTTAAGATCATTAACAGTAGAAACAATTAATCTGCCTTCTTGTGCTGTAATTCTTAAAGAAACTCCTTTCACTTGTTAATCGATCTTATAAAAGTTAGAAGTTGGATCTGTTTAACCATTTTATGTTCTTGCAGTCAAGTAGAAAAGAACTTGCAACAGACGTTGAAGAGTTAAAGAAGAAGATTTCTGGAGCCGAATGAATGAATCTATCAATGTAATCGGATGCTCAAGGCCTCGGAAACAATTTGATCTATACACTCAGTGTTTTTGTACCCGATACTTCTTTTGTTGTGCTATAATGGAAATATATCGATAATAAATTTTTAGTGAAAAAAtagataaattatatttatgtatGTTTGTGGTCGTCAATGAACTGAATTGAGCCATATCACCAAAGTTTTAAGGCTCGAATAAATGTACTTGAGCTCGAGTTTGATTCAAGCTCGAAAATTGTAATATTTTATGCTCAAGTTCGGTTTGATTCGACGCTCTAGTCGAGTTTGGTTTCAGCTCGGGACATGCAAATGTATTTGTGAgttatttgaaaataaagatactatgatttaacatataattgtgttcttttaataaaatgttaaagcTCGcgagtggtttgtgaattttcgAATAATATAACCagtatgttttgatttgataattttaaatacggataaaatatttttcgagttgGTTTATTGATCACGAACATGTTTGATTCGTTTAAAAGTCATCCTTGAAAGAAAAGAGGGTAAAAAAGAAAGGAACCCGATAggaaaaaaatttgatattGGAAATTGGAATGATAGTTTACGAATtatgatataataataaaaattggtgtcatttggctcctttaaataaaaatgtcttaaaatttaatttggaTAACCATACATGATGGTGGCTCTAAAATAATCGTTTAACATGTCATTGAATCAATAGCCACTTCATTTTTGAGACGGTATCCTATTTATGATCTTATATCTAGGCTTGTGagataaacataattaataaaaaagtggcgtaaattatttaaaaaataagggCAGAAAGTATATattaagaataaataaaaaataatatattattcacAAATAATATTCATTTTAGAATTGATCAATCCGTTGGGCTAATGTTAAGCTCGGCGAGTGGACTCTTAACAGGCTAAAGAGAACCCGAAGCAGTAGGGACACGATATTCCAGTTGTGGATTGATCAGCATTGGCTTGGATGATGCTGCTAAGATACCAAAGCATGAGATGAATGTTGAAGATGGGAATTTTAGGATGCCTCTCCTACCAAAATATGAGATTTATTTGTTTCCTGAGTATCACGGACAATATGCACGCACATCAAGTGCACTTACCGCATATCAAATATGGATTTGAATTTCTCGAACTTTGCAAGATAAAGAGAAGGAATATGTGTAATATACCAGAAATGCGTGGAGTAAGTAGCACCTTGTGCACATATATTACacaagaactcaaggaagaagaaTTTAGATTCGACAAATTCAAAATGCCAGTAAAATGAGTTGCAAAACAAGAATGTTACCACAGAGAAGGTATCTCCTCATTATTGCATCTTGCATATATCGTCATACATAAACACCCACACTTGAAAAACCTTCATCATATCTATCACACACATATAAATCCCCACAATTTGTATTCATAGAGACGCTTAACAAAGAAAAGAGGTAACATACTGACAATTCAAATCAAGGTCCCAACACTCACAAGCACCTTATAGTTTGTCAATGTCCTCATCCTCGAATTcaatataatcatcaccaggGCCGTCATCTTCCTCATCGAGCCCACCAGCAATACCTTCGTTAAGCCTTGTGTTTTCGGGCAACTCACCATAAGCCTTCAATAATCTCGCTTCGTCCGGCATGTACTTCAGAATTACATCTGCCTTGTCATCCTATCAACACCCATGAAGGGGCCAATATCAAACCATTCGAAACATAGATAACTCATACATAAAATGAAACTTATACGTAATTTATATGAGCTTTCAAAGAGAAGTTGCTACAAATTTCAATCTGTTTAAAAAGTTAAGAGTAAGCTGAAATCTTTTACATGGGAAACATAAAATTTACTTTTTTAGATTAAGTTTTCTTAAATCCCGATTCACGCAATCCAGCTAAAATCCTGAAAACTCGAATAACAAGCATAAAAGAACAGGGCACCCACATCCCCAACCAAGAGATAAACGAGCTAACTGCGCGAATTACAATGAGGAACCATCGATATTAagaccaaaaataaatttttgaaagaaatatAAAAGATAGAATGATACCTGATAATCACGAAGCCCGACCAGAATAATATCACCGGCAGCGATCCAGACCTTTTTGTGCATCTTTCCACGGATATGGCAAAGGCGCTTAACGCCGTCTATGCAGGTGGCTTCGCATCTGCCGTTCCCGAGCATCCGCTGCACCTGGGCATACTCTTGCCCATCCTCCTTGAATACCAGCTCTCGCTTCTCATCGTCTGCTTCGTTCTTTCCCCTCTTACGATTCTTACCTCCCTTACCCTTGTTCTTCGGCATGGCGGCGCAGAAAGAGAAACCCTAGATCCGACGGCTCTTCTTTTTCCTCTGAATTATTATTTTCCCCAATTTCCCTATTCTTTGTTTCCTTGCCTCTCGAGGAGACTGGAGAGTGGActttcctttctttccttctttCGGATTTGGGCTTCTTACATTCCCGGTTGGTCCAAGTGATCGAAATGAACTGGGCGAGCTTTGGTCCAAGATCAGATGGGCCGGTTCACCTCATATAAACCCATCAAATTCGAAATCGGATTTACAACATTGGTTTTTCAGTTTAAAAATGTTTCGACGAtcaattttgatttttcttttcaaaatctcaatcttttaaatatcaaaatatctCTATGACAAAGATATTTgcacaaataataataatttcattaaaaagATCATTTTTACCCCCCAAAAAGAACAATATAATTTAAAAGCAAACATATGTTAGAAAATATTTGTGAAAGCATTTTGATTAACTATTGACATTCAACAAAGTTACgtggaaagaaaatattttggaacaacaaaatagtaaaatataaatggcaaaaactcatgtgagacgacggtctcacgagttatATTTTGTGAGGCGAGTCTTttattgggtcatccatgaaaaaatattattttttatactaagaatattactttttattatgaatatcggtggAGTTGACCCATATCacggataaagattcgtaagaacgtctcacaagaaacctactcaatataaatgttgttttttagtttattttaattaattttcaaatgttttgaatttttaaaatctGCATAGTGGTTGTTCACTCATATAatctaaatatttaatttattcttcAAAATTGATTAATACgataatattcacaataaaaagtaatactcttagcataaaaagtaatactctttcatggatgacccaaataagatatctgtcttgCAAAATACGaaccgtgagatcgtctcacacaaatttttgctatTATATAATAGATACTGACATTGGTTGAAAGTAACAAAACGAATTAAATCAAATATacataagaaaaataaaattatagacTACTGTTTACTCTAGAAAAATGTTAAATCAGAAAATGCTTTGTTATACTTTAGGGTGGATAATAAAGACTCTTCtggattttttattataaaatttcacttaataaaatgtttacaatCTTAAAAAATAGCATAAATAATTACTTATATATACTTTGACCATTTTTTAGCTGCTCCACAGAACAATGTAGATTGTAGTTGAATTCTTGAACGTAAAAAACTGATTTAAATTTgttaaaaaaagaagaaaatgataTAAATTGGAAAGAAAAAGGGAATAACAGAAACTTCTTCGCGATTTCAATCCTTCTCCTGCCGTATATATAAAcgatccatataaacatgcatgCGTAGCATTCGTTCTTGAAAACCGTACAGATATCATATATAAAAGTCGTTTACCGTTTAAAAGATTGAAAATATTCTTGTTTCCTTGATGGGTTCACTCCAAAGTGTACTGCCATTGACGAGGGATAGCCTTTTGATGCGTTCTTCACCTGTCAGGTTACTGCAGAGAAGGAGAATAAGATTTTCAATCTGGCCGTGTTTATTGAAGATCAGATATTCGCAATGCATTTGCGCGACGTGCTCTTTGTTCTTTTGTTTTTTCATCATCCAGCTGCTTCACTTGCCTGGCTATGTCAGGGATGGTGAAAGGATTTCTCGTAAAACCCTTGGGTTCTTCAAGGGCAGCAGCGATATCGATTTAGAGGGGTTATCTTTCTTGAAAGAGCTGGATTTTGGTGAAGATTTCAGACTAGAGCCCTTCAAGATCTTGGAAATTTTTGAGAGGAATGGTAATCTGGTGAATGGAAGTGTTATTGATTCAAGAAAAGTTACAAGATATAAACATAGAAAACCTAGGCTTGCAATGGTACGCATTTTGAAGATTTTCTTGGTTTCATAGCTTGACTTTATGTCTCTGTTGtttacacatatatatcttTTTAGGTCTTTGCCGACTTGCGGATTGATTCACATCAGATACAGATGGCAACTGTAGCAACTGCATTGCAACATGTTGGTTATGAAATTGAGGTGCATGACTTTACTGATTAGCCGCGCGCATTTTATTTCTTCTTACTCTTATTCTCCAGTTATCATTTTTTATGGCCCATCATAGTGTTTTTACTGTTCTTAATTTCTATcgtcttttctttttcttgatcAACTTTCTATCTCCCCTACAACATTGCGTTTGAATCTTAAAGATGAAAATATAGATTGTTTTTGTTGCACGCCACTAACACTGAGAAGGCGATTACGTGCCTTTGACACGTAGAATTTCAGATGGTCAAATTAATGCAATTTTTGAGACATTTTGGTTTATAAATATCGACATCAATATCAATGTTCTGATTTTAAGGGGATATACTGGAATTGGCGTTTTTGCAGGTATTGACACTGGAGGAATACGGCGCTGCTGCTTCCGAAAACTGGAGTGAGCTTGAAGTTAATGTCAATGTTATCTCAGCAGATGAAAACATGAAGTTTAACGTGGATTGGCTAAAGTAGGAACACTCGCTCAACTTCTCATATAGACACTTTTCTTTTTCACCActttttagagttgattttgaccactttttataattttaagaaCACTTGAAAAAATGAGAATCAGGAAGCCCAAAAGCATTGACTAGGAATTGACTAGTGAGTTCGGTGCTTCTTCTTTGCAGCTACGATGGAA
This region of Primulina eburnea isolate SZY01 chromosome 14, ASM2296580v1, whole genome shotgun sequence genomic DNA includes:
- the LOC140812886 gene encoding eukaryotic translation initiation factor 1A-like, with product MPKNKGKGGKNRKRGKNEADDEKRELVFKEDGQEYAQVQRMLGNGRCEATCIDGVKRLCHIRGKMHKKVWIAAGDIILVGLRDYQDDKADVILKYMPDEARLLKAYGELPENTRLNEGIAGGLDEEDDGPGDDYIEFEDEDIDKL